In Promicromonospora sp. Populi, one genomic interval encodes:
- the dapB gene encoding 4-hydroxy-tetrahydrodipicolinate reductase, translating into MSDIKVAVLGAAGRMGRQTCAAVEAADGLQLVARLDAGDKVSAETLAGADVAVDFTVPAVTEANIHAVLDAGVHAVVGTTGWDDDARARVTAHLAELSPRGSGGKESLGVLIAPNFGLSAVLAMTFAAKAARYFESAEVIELHHPNKVDAPSGTAQHTAAAIAAARAEAGLGRSPDATEAGWEARGADVDGVRVHAVRLRGLVAHEEILFGNEGEQLIIRQDSFDRASFMPGVLLAIRSVVSRPGLTVGLEHVLDLS; encoded by the coding sequence GTGAGTGACATCAAGGTGGCCGTGCTCGGCGCGGCCGGGCGCATGGGCAGGCAGACGTGCGCGGCGGTCGAGGCCGCTGACGGCCTGCAGCTGGTCGCCCGGCTGGACGCCGGCGACAAGGTCTCGGCCGAGACCCTCGCGGGGGCCGACGTCGCCGTCGACTTCACCGTCCCGGCCGTCACCGAGGCCAACATCCATGCGGTGCTGGACGCGGGGGTGCACGCGGTAGTGGGCACCACCGGCTGGGACGACGACGCCCGTGCCCGCGTCACCGCGCACCTCGCGGAGCTGTCCCCCCGAGGCTCCGGCGGCAAGGAGTCGCTGGGTGTGCTCATCGCCCCGAACTTCGGGCTGTCGGCGGTGCTGGCCATGACGTTCGCCGCGAAGGCCGCGCGCTACTTCGAGTCCGCCGAGGTCATCGAGCTGCACCACCCGAACAAGGTGGACGCGCCGTCCGGCACAGCGCAGCACACCGCCGCGGCGATCGCCGCGGCTCGCGCCGAGGCCGGGCTCGGCCGGTCGCCCGACGCCACCGAGGCGGGCTGGGAGGCGCGGGGCGCCGACGTCGACGGCGTGCGGGTGCACGCCGTGCGGCTGCGCGGGCTCGTGGCGCACGAGGAGATCCTCTTCGGCAACGAGGGCGAGCAGCTGATCATCCGGCAGGACTCGTTCGACCGGGCCTCGTTCATGCCCGGTGTGCTGCTCGCGATCCGCTCCGTCGTGTCGCGGCCCGGGCTGACCGTCGGGCTCGAGCACGTGCTGGACCTGTCGTGA
- a CDS encoding N-acetyltransferase family protein has protein sequence MALFSETADVSVRPAVVGDESAVTAVQVASWRSTGVLGEGVIDALDVPAMQERWSSAITSPPGPGFAVLVALDGPDVVGFAAVSPGQVLSLEVLPESQRAGHGSRLLAAAVDRLRSDGSDTVTTWALADDAARAAFLEASGLGEDGRSRTLATGVREVIEHRWSAGI, from the coding sequence GTGGCCCTGTTCAGTGAGACTGCCGACGTGTCCGTCCGTCCCGCCGTCGTCGGTGACGAGTCCGCCGTGACCGCCGTGCAGGTCGCCTCCTGGCGCTCCACCGGGGTCCTCGGCGAGGGTGTCATCGACGCGCTCGACGTCCCGGCCATGCAGGAACGCTGGTCGTCCGCGATCACGTCGCCGCCCGGTCCCGGTTTTGCGGTGCTGGTCGCGCTCGACGGGCCCGACGTCGTCGGGTTCGCCGCCGTCTCCCCCGGTCAGGTGCTGTCGCTGGAGGTCCTGCCCGAGTCGCAGCGCGCGGGGCACGGGTCGCGTCTGCTGGCCGCCGCCGTCGACCGCCTCCGCTCGGACGGCTCCGACACCGTCACGACCTGGGCCCTGGCCGACGACGCCGCGCGCGCCGCGTTCCTGGAGGCCAGCGGGCTCGGCGAGGACGGCCGCAGCCGCACGCTCGCGACGGGCGTCCGCGAGGTCATCGAGCACCGCTGGTCCGCCGGGATCTGA
- the rraA gene encoding ribonuclease E activity regulator RraA, giving the protein MTVTADLYDEHGEALASLPVQLRDFGGVRAFSGPVRTVRCHEDNALIKALTQTPGEGAVLVVDGGGSLRTALMGDLIAAAAVENGWAGAIIYGAIRDSVAIGGLQLGVKALGTNPRKSAKAGTGVVDEPVEIGGVVFRPGATVYADEDGVLVER; this is encoded by the coding sequence ATGACCGTGACTGCCGACCTGTACGACGAGCACGGCGAGGCACTGGCCTCGCTCCCGGTCCAGCTGCGCGACTTCGGTGGGGTGCGCGCCTTCTCGGGGCCCGTGCGTACCGTGCGCTGCCACGAGGACAACGCCCTGATCAAGGCGCTGACGCAGACGCCGGGCGAGGGTGCGGTACTCGTGGTGGACGGCGGTGGCTCGCTGCGTACCGCCCTGATGGGCGACCTCATCGCCGCCGCCGCCGTCGAGAACGGCTGGGCCGGCGCGATCATCTACGGGGCGATCCGCGACTCGGTGGCGATCGGCGGGCTGCAGCTCGGCGTGAAGGCGCTGGGCACCAACCCGCGCAAGTCGGCGAAGGCGGGCACGGGCGTGGTGGACGAGCCGGTCGAGATCGGCGGCGTTGTGTTCCGCCCCGGAGCCACGGTGTACGCCGACGAGGACGGTGTGCTGGTCGAGCGATGA
- the dapA gene encoding 4-hydroxy-tetrahydrodipicolinate synthase has translation MVLPTDPARPFGAVLTAMVTPMTPDGAVDLKAAVKLAKKLVDDGNDGLVLSGTTGESPVTHTPEKEELVAAVVEAVGHRAAVVASAGSNDTVHAIRMAEQAAEAGADGLLVVSPYYSRPSQEGLFQHFTAVADATDLPVMLYDVPGRTVVRIAPETYLRLAEHPRIIANKDATGDVYAATKLIPATGLAWYSGDDGLLLPFLSVGGAGIVSVSAHLVGAHFAETVRRFDAGDIAGAIEVFRTTTGVVDAMNGAGAQAVMVKAALEILGVTDNRFLRLPNVAASDDEVVALRAVLAEAGLLRDDQPAHQPEVSVLAEASTAVGL, from the coding sequence ATGGTTCTTCCCACTGATCCCGCGCGCCCGTTCGGCGCGGTCCTGACTGCGATGGTCACCCCGATGACGCCCGACGGGGCCGTCGACCTGAAGGCAGCGGTCAAGCTGGCGAAGAAGCTGGTCGACGACGGCAACGACGGCCTCGTCCTGTCCGGCACCACCGGTGAGTCGCCGGTCACGCACACGCCCGAGAAGGAAGAGCTCGTCGCCGCGGTCGTCGAGGCAGTGGGCCACCGCGCCGCCGTCGTGGCCAGCGCCGGCTCGAACGACACCGTGCACGCGATCCGCATGGCCGAGCAGGCCGCGGAGGCCGGTGCGGACGGCCTGCTCGTTGTGTCGCCGTACTACTCGCGGCCCAGCCAGGAGGGCCTGTTCCAGCACTTCACGGCCGTCGCGGACGCGACCGACCTGCCCGTGATGCTGTACGACGTCCCCGGCCGCACCGTGGTGCGCATCGCGCCCGAGACCTACCTGCGTCTGGCCGAGCACCCGCGGATCATCGCGAACAAGGACGCCACGGGCGACGTCTACGCCGCCACCAAGCTGATCCCCGCGACCGGCCTCGCCTGGTACTCCGGCGACGACGGGCTGCTGCTGCCGTTCCTGAGTGTTGGCGGTGCGGGTATTGTGTCTGTGTCGGCCCACCTGGTCGGCGCACACTTCGCGGAGACGGTCCGCCGGTTCGACGCCGGCGACATCGCCGGAGCGATCGAGGTCTTCCGCACCACTACTGGCGTCGTCGACGCGATGAACGGCGCGGGCGCCCAGGCCGTCATGGTCAAGGCGGCGCTCGAGATCCTCGGCGTCACGGACAACCGGTTCCTCCGGCTGCCGAACGTCGCTGCATCGGACGACGAGGTGGTCGCCCTGCGCGCGGTACTGGCCGAGGCCGGTCTGCTGCGCGACGACCAGCCCGCACACCAGCCCGAGGTGAGCGTGCTCGCGGAGGCGAGCACCGCCGTCGGGCTTTGA
- a CDS encoding ribonuclease J: MSHPHPELSLPPALPEGGLRVVALGGLGEVGRNMAVLEHAGKLLIIDCGVLFPEDNQPGVDLILPDFDYIKDRLDDIEAVVLTHGHEDHIGAVPYLLRLRKDIPLVGSRLTLAFIEAKLKEHRIKPYTLEVKEGQREKLGVFDCEFVAVNHSIPDALAVAVTTAAGTLLHTGDFKMDQLPLDGRITDLRAFARLGEKGVDLFMVDSTNAEVPGFVTPEVEIGPVLDNVFAHADKRIIVASFSSHVHRVQQVLRAAHAHGRRVALVGRSMVRNMGIAAELGYLDVPPGVLIDLRKADSLPDDQIVYMSTGSQGEPMAALSRMANGDHKVQVETGDTVILASSLIPGNENAVFRIINGLTRLGARVVHGGNAKVHVSGHASAGELMYCYNILKPKNVMPVHGEVRHLVANGALAVRTGVPADRVVLAEDGVVVDLVDGKASVVGAVPCGYVYVDGSSVGEITDAELKDRVVLGQEGFVSVFAVIDTATGKVLAPPQVLARGMAEDASVFDKVMPEVTAALESAIAGGATDTHQLQQIMRRTIGRYVATRLRRKPMIVPVVVEA, from the coding sequence GTGAGTCATCCTCACCCTGAACTATCCCTGCCCCCCGCACTGCCTGAAGGCGGACTGCGTGTGGTCGCCCTCGGCGGCCTGGGCGAGGTGGGACGCAACATGGCGGTCCTGGAGCATGCCGGAAAGCTGCTCATCATCGACTGCGGAGTCCTCTTCCCGGAGGACAACCAGCCCGGCGTGGACCTGATCCTGCCGGACTTCGACTACATCAAGGACCGCCTCGACGACATCGAGGCGGTAGTGCTGACGCACGGCCACGAGGACCACATCGGTGCCGTGCCGTATCTGCTGCGGCTCCGCAAGGACATCCCGCTGGTCGGCTCGCGCCTGACGCTCGCCTTCATCGAGGCGAAGCTCAAGGAGCACCGCATCAAGCCCTACACCCTTGAGGTGAAGGAGGGGCAGCGCGAGAAGCTCGGCGTCTTCGACTGCGAGTTCGTCGCGGTCAACCACTCCATCCCGGACGCGCTCGCCGTGGCCGTCACCACCGCCGCAGGCACCCTGCTGCACACCGGTGACTTCAAGATGGACCAGCTGCCGCTCGACGGCCGCATCACCGACCTGCGCGCCTTCGCCCGCCTCGGCGAGAAGGGCGTCGACCTCTTCATGGTCGACTCCACCAACGCCGAGGTGCCGGGCTTCGTGACGCCCGAGGTCGAGATCGGCCCGGTGCTGGACAACGTGTTCGCGCACGCGGACAAGCGGATCATCGTCGCGTCGTTCTCGTCGCACGTGCACCGCGTGCAGCAGGTGCTGCGCGCCGCGCACGCCCACGGCCGGCGCGTCGCCCTCGTGGGCCGCTCCATGGTGCGCAACATGGGCATCGCCGCCGAGCTCGGCTACCTCGACGTGCCGCCGGGCGTGCTGATCGACCTGAGGAAGGCCGACTCGCTGCCCGACGACCAGATCGTCTACATGTCCACCGGCTCCCAGGGCGAGCCGATGGCGGCGCTGTCGCGCATGGCCAACGGCGACCACAAGGTGCAGGTCGAGACCGGCGACACCGTGATCCTGGCCTCGTCCCTCATCCCGGGCAACGAGAACGCCGTGTTCCGCATCATCAACGGCCTCACCCGCCTCGGCGCACGCGTCGTGCACGGCGGCAACGCCAAGGTGCACGTCTCCGGGCACGCCTCGGCCGGCGAGCTCATGTACTGCTACAACATCCTCAAGCCCAAGAACGTCATGCCGGTGCACGGCGAGGTGCGCCACCTCGTCGCCAACGGGGCTCTCGCGGTCCGGACCGGCGTGCCGGCCGACCGCGTGGTGCTCGCCGAGGACGGCGTGGTCGTGGACCTCGTGGACGGCAAGGCCTCAGTGGTCGGCGCCGTGCCCTGCGGGTACGTGTACGTCGACGGCTCGTCGGTCGGCGAGATCACCGACGCCGAGCTCAAGGACCGCGTGGTCCTGGGCCAGGAGGGCTTCGTGTCCGTCTTTGCGGTGATCGACACCGCCACGGGCAAGGTGCTCGCACCGCCGCAGGTGCTGGCCCGCGGTATGGCCGAGGATGCCTCGGTGTTCGACAAGGTGATGCCGGAGGTCACCGCGGCGCTCGAGAGCGCGATCGCGGGCGGGGCCACGGACACGCACCAGCTCCAGCAGATCATGCGCCGCACCATCGGGCGCTACGTGGCGACGCGGCTGCGCCGCAAGCCGATGATCGTCCCGGTCGTCGTCGAGGCGTGA
- a CDS encoding DUF4328 domain-containing protein has protein sequence MSDPRSPRQNGGLPWGSPDPQPGPEPYPEPLGSPAHPQSPYASSPDAEHPARPERAHARQRRRRPGTPLPEPPAGLGVGVVVAAGCLLFVELAELAILLVTGTEREAGGFGLGAGFDFNGGIATAVFALGAYLATCAWLHAGRRFAEAANPRARFARGRAWIWLGWWVPVVSLWFPYQVVRDIRDAVVPDGARRVSLSLWWPFWLLASLRLYSLSPGPGELIVRAVAAAALVVAFVHWIRIVREITRAQEKLAGLG, from the coding sequence ATGTCCGATCCGCGCAGTCCCCGCCAGAACGGCGGTTTGCCCTGGGGGAGTCCCGACCCGCAACCAGGCCCTGAGCCGTACCCGGAGCCGCTGGGTAGCCCGGCGCACCCCCAGTCCCCGTACGCCTCGTCGCCCGACGCCGAGCACCCCGCGCGGCCGGAGCGCGCCCACGCGCGCCAGCGCCGCCGTCGGCCCGGTACGCCGCTGCCCGAACCCCCGGCCGGGCTGGGCGTCGGGGTAGTCGTGGCCGCGGGCTGCCTGCTCTTCGTCGAGCTGGCTGAGCTCGCGATCCTGCTCGTCACCGGGACCGAGCGCGAGGCCGGCGGGTTCGGCCTGGGCGCCGGGTTCGACTTCAACGGCGGCATCGCGACCGCGGTGTTCGCGCTCGGGGCCTATCTGGCCACCTGCGCCTGGCTCCACGCCGGCCGCCGGTTCGCCGAGGCGGCGAACCCCAGGGCGCGGTTCGCGCGCGGGCGGGCCTGGATCTGGCTTGGCTGGTGGGTGCCGGTGGTCTCCCTCTGGTTCCCCTACCAGGTGGTCCGGGACATCCGCGACGCGGTGGTGCCCGACGGCGCGCGCCGCGTCAGCCTCAGCCTGTGGTGGCCGTTCTGGCTCCTGGCGAGCTTGCGCCTCTACTCGCTGAGCCCTGGTCCGGGTGAGCTGATCGTCCGCGCTGTCGCGGCGGCGGCGCTGGTCGTCGCGTTCGTCCACTGGATCCGGATCGTCCGGGAGATCACGCGGGCCCAGGAGAAGCTGGCCGGACTCGGCTGA
- a CDS encoding TetR/AcrR family transcriptional regulator — protein MARPRLHDDALRTRLFEVASRLISSDGEAAVTVRKVAAEAGTSASAVYALFGSREALVEAVSDEGFRRFADHLAAVGQSDEPAADLRALSGAYRRFALADPHFYRVMFYRGVAPAGSDPASAVNRATFRVLHDAVARVLDGVPAAHVLDVAVGLWGLVHGLVSLELAGLLPGDADGREAAFDRAAGAVGAALLAR, from the coding sequence ATGGCTCGACCGAGACTGCACGACGACGCCCTGCGCACCCGGCTCTTCGAGGTCGCGTCCCGGCTCATCTCGTCCGACGGCGAGGCCGCCGTCACCGTGCGCAAGGTCGCCGCCGAGGCCGGGACGAGCGCGTCCGCGGTCTACGCGCTGTTCGGCTCGCGCGAGGCGCTGGTCGAGGCGGTGAGCGACGAGGGCTTCCGGCGGTTCGCGGACCACCTCGCCGCCGTCGGGCAGAGCGACGAACCGGCGGCGGACCTGCGTGCCCTCAGCGGCGCCTACCGGAGATTCGCCCTGGCCGACCCGCACTTCTACCGCGTCATGTTCTACCGCGGCGTGGCGCCCGCCGGCAGCGACCCGGCGTCCGCGGTCAACCGCGCCACGTTCCGGGTGCTGCACGACGCGGTAGCCCGGGTGCTCGACGGCGTGCCGGCCGCGCACGTGCTGGACGTCGCCGTCGGGCTGTGGGGTCTGGTGCACGGGCTCGTGTCGCTCGAGCTCGCAGGCCTCCTGCCCGGCGACGCCGACGGGCGGGAGGCGGCGTTCGACCGGGCCGCGGGTGCGGTGGGCGCCGCGCTCCTGGCTCGCTGA
- a CDS encoding DNA translocase FtsK 4TM domain-containing protein gives MAHAVGGATRAAGPRTATDPTGGGAPNAEQQGGHELEPDHRRDGVGFALLAVAVIVAAREWWGIDGAFGDGVHAVVAGTFGIAGVALPVLLIWLAFRVMRHPERAQQNGRVAIGLSFLVVATCSLVHISADLPSPANGFTPVQNAGGVIGFLFATPVVTGLTQWFAIPLYVLAAFFGILIVTATPVHRIPARLRGLYDRLTGNHRAADAVGEDGLALADGVSAHDGTSGPAKRKRRTKQEIAAEKERLAGFVGDEAFEKAAEIEAAERAAKAGKLTTQRIPTNESAGKVTGAPAIGPGVLGPDGERATSGTKADGPRPPKAGEPMPRGVQPMLEGDTVYLLPDEDLLVAGPPHKARSAANDRVVESLTGVFEQFGVDAKVTGFSRGPTVTRYEVEVGAKTKVERITSLSNNIAYAVASADVRILSPIPGKSAIGIEIPNSDRETVVLGDVLRSGAARRTEHAMVMGVGKDVEGGYVVANLAKMPHILVAGATGAGKSSFINSMITSILMRSTPEQVRLILVDPKRVELTVYEGIPHLITPIITSPKKAAEALDWVVREMDARYDDLALFGYKHIDDFNAAVRAGKVKPLPGSDRKIAPYPYLLVVVDELADLMMVAPRDVEASIQRITQLARAAGIHLVLATQRPSVDVVTGLIKANVPSRLAFATSSVTDSRVVLDQPGAEKLIGQGDALFLPMGAAKPIRVQGAWVTESEVHQVVEHVKSQLKPVYREDVAAPAAAKKQVDEDIGDDLDLLLQATELVVTTQFGSTSMLQRKLRVGFAKAGRLMDLLESREIVGPSEGSKARDVLVLADELPSALALIRGEQPAQGVFDQVTPDDDGDGARYAEDDQYAEGTDGHMPPVATDYHDDAEAVR, from the coding sequence ATGGCGCACGCCGTCGGCGGCGCCACCCGTGCCGCAGGCCCGCGGACGGCGACCGACCCGACCGGCGGGGGCGCGCCGAACGCGGAACAGCAGGGAGGGCACGAACTGGAACCGGACCACCGGCGCGACGGCGTCGGCTTCGCACTGCTCGCCGTGGCGGTCATCGTCGCCGCACGCGAGTGGTGGGGCATCGACGGCGCCTTCGGCGACGGTGTGCACGCCGTGGTCGCGGGCACGTTCGGCATCGCGGGAGTCGCGCTGCCGGTGCTGCTGATCTGGCTCGCCTTCCGCGTCATGCGCCATCCCGAGCGGGCCCAGCAGAACGGCCGGGTGGCCATCGGGCTCAGCTTCCTGGTGGTCGCCACCTGCTCGCTGGTGCACATCAGCGCCGACCTGCCCTCGCCGGCCAACGGCTTCACCCCCGTGCAGAACGCCGGTGGCGTGATCGGGTTCCTCTTCGCGACCCCGGTGGTCACCGGCCTGACGCAGTGGTTCGCGATCCCGCTGTACGTCCTGGCGGCGTTCTTCGGCATCCTGATCGTCACGGCGACGCCGGTGCACCGGATCCCCGCGCGGCTGCGCGGCCTGTACGACCGGCTGACCGGCAACCACCGCGCGGCCGACGCCGTAGGCGAGGACGGGCTCGCCCTGGCCGACGGCGTCTCGGCGCACGACGGAACCTCCGGGCCGGCCAAGCGCAAGCGCCGGACCAAGCAGGAGATCGCCGCCGAGAAGGAGCGCCTGGCCGGGTTCGTGGGCGACGAGGCCTTCGAGAAGGCCGCCGAGATCGAGGCCGCCGAGCGTGCCGCCAAGGCCGGCAAGCTCACCACGCAACGCATCCCGACCAACGAGTCCGCCGGCAAGGTCACGGGCGCCCCCGCCATCGGCCCCGGGGTCCTCGGACCCGACGGCGAGCGGGCGACGTCGGGCACCAAGGCTGACGGGCCCAGGCCGCCGAAGGCGGGCGAACCCATGCCGCGGGGTGTGCAGCCCATGCTGGAAGGCGACACCGTCTACCTGCTGCCTGACGAGGACCTGCTGGTCGCTGGGCCGCCGCACAAGGCGCGGTCCGCCGCGAACGACCGGGTGGTCGAGTCGCTGACCGGCGTGTTCGAGCAGTTCGGCGTCGACGCCAAGGTCACCGGCTTCAGCCGTGGCCCGACGGTGACCCGGTACGAGGTCGAGGTGGGCGCCAAGACCAAGGTCGAGCGGATCACGTCGCTGTCCAACAACATCGCCTATGCGGTGGCGAGCGCCGACGTGCGGATCCTGTCGCCCATCCCGGGCAAGTCCGCGATCGGCATCGAGATCCCCAACTCGGACCGCGAGACCGTCGTGCTGGGCGACGTGCTGCGCTCGGGCGCCGCGCGGCGCACCGAGCACGCCATGGTGATGGGCGTCGGCAAGGACGTCGAGGGCGGCTACGTCGTCGCGAACCTCGCGAAGATGCCACACATCCTCGTGGCCGGTGCCACCGGCGCCGGAAAGTCGAGCTTCATCAACTCGATGATCACCTCGATCCTGATGCGGTCCACACCCGAGCAGGTGCGCCTCATCCTGGTTGACCCCAAGCGGGTCGAGCTCACCGTCTACGAGGGCATACCGCACCTCATCACGCCCATCATCACCAGCCCCAAGAAGGCCGCGGAGGCCCTCGACTGGGTGGTGCGCGAGATGGACGCGCGGTACGACGACCTGGCGCTGTTCGGCTACAAGCACATCGACGACTTCAACGCCGCCGTCCGGGCCGGCAAGGTCAAGCCGCTGCCCGGTTCCGACCGCAAGATCGCGCCCTACCCGTACCTGCTCGTGGTCGTCGACGAGCTCGCGGACCTCATGATGGTCGCCCCGCGCGACGTCGAGGCCTCGATCCAGCGCATCACCCAGCTCGCGCGCGCCGCAGGCATCCACCTGGTGCTGGCCACGCAGCGACCGTCGGTCGACGTCGTGACCGGCCTGATCAAGGCGAACGTGCCGTCCCGGCTCGCCTTCGCGACGTCGTCCGTGACCGACTCGCGCGTGGTGCTCGACCAGCCGGGCGCCGAGAAGCTCATCGGCCAGGGCGACGCGCTGTTCCTGCCCATGGGTGCGGCCAAGCCGATCCGGGTGCAGGGTGCCTGGGTCACCGAGTCTGAGGTGCACCAGGTCGTCGAGCACGTCAAGAGCCAGCTCAAGCCCGTGTACCGCGAGGACGTCGCCGCGCCCGCCGCGGCCAAGAAGCAGGTCGACGAGGACATCGGCGACGACCTCGACCTGCTGCTGCAGGCCACCGAGCTTGTGGTCACCACCCAGTTCGGCTCCACCTCCATGCTGCAGCGCAAGCTCCGCGTGGGCTTCGCAAAGGCGGGGCGGCTCATGGACCTGCTGGAGTCGCGGGAGATCGTGGGGCCCTCAGAGGGCTCCAAGGCACGCGACGTGCTGGTCCTCGCCGACGAGCTGCCTTCGGCGCTCGCGCTGATCCGCGGGGAGCAGCCGGCGCAGGGTGTCTTCGACCAGGTGACGCCCGACGACGACGGCGACGGCGCCCGCTACGCCGAGGACGACCAGTACGCCGAGGGGACGGACGGCCACATGCCGCCCGTCGCCACGGACTACCACGACGACGCCGAAGCGGTGCGCTGA
- a CDS encoding SDR family NAD(P)-dependent oxidoreductase translates to MALDLTGTTTVVTGASSGIGTAFARTLAARGSDLVLVARRIDRLTELADALAAEYGVTAHPLALDLTDADAVGRLRTFLDERNITVDSLVNNAGFATHGPLLDADPARIADEVRLNVAVLVELTHALLPQLTGSGRGFLVNVASTSAFQPTPGMAVYGATKTFVLNFTEALAYELRGTSLRVTALCPGPTRTEFFDVAGTDGEAFGPKETPAQVVATAFRALDGARTPAYVISGLRNRLLSLASRLAPRPLAVSIAAGMVEG, encoded by the coding sequence ATGGCTCTGGACCTCACCGGCACCACTACTGTCGTGACCGGTGCCAGCTCCGGCATCGGCACCGCCTTCGCTCGTACGCTGGCCGCACGCGGCTCGGACCTCGTGCTCGTCGCACGCCGGATCGACCGCCTCACCGAGCTCGCGGACGCCCTGGCCGCCGAGTACGGCGTGACCGCACACCCGCTCGCCCTGGACCTGACCGACGCCGACGCCGTCGGCCGCCTGCGCACCTTCCTGGACGAGCGGAACATCACCGTGGACTCGCTCGTCAACAACGCCGGGTTCGCGACCCACGGGCCGCTGCTCGACGCCGACCCGGCACGGATCGCGGACGAGGTGCGCCTCAACGTGGCAGTGCTGGTGGAGCTCACGCACGCGCTCCTGCCGCAGCTGACCGGCTCGGGCCGCGGGTTCCTCGTGAACGTCGCCAGCACGAGCGCGTTCCAGCCCACCCCGGGCATGGCCGTGTACGGGGCGACCAAGACGTTCGTGCTCAACTTCACCGAGGCGCTCGCCTACGAGCTGCGCGGCACCAGCCTGCGGGTCACGGCCCTGTGCCCGGGGCCCACCCGGACCGAGTTCTTCGACGTGGCAGGCACCGACGGCGAGGCCTTCGGGCCGAAGGAGACCCCCGCTCAGGTGGTCGCCACGGCGTTCCGCGCCCTGGACGGCGCCCGCACGCCGGCGTACGTGATCTCCGGCCTGCGCAACCGGCTGCTGTCGCTGGCGTCCCGGCTCGCCCCCCGCCCGCTAGCGGTATCTATCGCCGCGGGCATGGTCGAGGGCTGA